Proteins from a genomic interval of Acomys russatus chromosome 19, mAcoRus1.1, whole genome shotgun sequence:
- the LOC127203183 gene encoding LOW QUALITY PROTEIN: vomeronasal type-2 receptor 26-like (The sequence of the model RefSeq protein was modified relative to this genomic sequence to represent the inferred CDS: inserted 3 bases in 3 codons), translating into MWLRALLSILFVCVSGSALPGPRAWLLPRQIPHFDRPGDVMVGGSFSIFHFSNGTMCDFSAPPATLQASSVSNWXYRVAQSFVFAIEEINRSAHLLPNVTLGFSIRNSGDSVHGALHETMGFLTGQEEPIPNYRCQHGSPQAALVXDTRSSLSVSMARLLGLYKFPQISYSSSLPSLSDKIQFPSFLRTLTSDLISSRAVTQLIIHFQWSWVIVLANDDEFGQQASSLATEVLXPAGVCIEFHLYVPSDRSSGKIEETVQKMQKCTAKVVLVFLSNSNFEFILYGLLGVNVSGQVWVSKGTLHMALALTIPGVSRVLHGTFGLLYHSSRAIGFPEFLAQLRPSQTPEDMFIKKFWEFTFDCSWPQQNSTVTEGVHFCSGNESLKHKQYPFQEVSKIDAAYTAVYSIAHVLHDLLSCGHQNGKCTDSQDFHPWQLLHALRKVHFKTPDGSQIMFDDNGDLVTTFDIFQGQKTPEGVFRLVSVGTIDPQGSSGNKMMVHLKEDLHVPTSNCSESCLPGFSQVFRPGAPHCCFDCSPCPEGHFADQRDMKRCLQCPKEQYSSHTRDRCLPRTEIFLAFEEPLGFILALVSIFLCGMAVLVLGVFLKHRDTPVVRANNRALSYLLLISLSLCALCALLFLGRPTVTTCLLRQTTFAVVFTVAVSSVLAKTVTVVLAFRVTRPGGRIRVCLSPGASSSVVLIASLIQVVLCGVWLATSPPFPHRDMVSSPQHIVIQCQEGSGTTFFCVLGYLGFLAGGTFSVAFLARALPDVFNETKFLTFSMLLFCSVWTAFLPLYHSAQGKSTVAVEIFSILASTAGLLGGIFIPKCYIILLRPEKNTPAWQVQGHQAQQDRKGAMLQRRCLPRSTPQSLMT; encoded by the exons tgTCTCCAACT GCTACAGGGTGGCCCAGAGTTTCGTGTTTGCCATTGAGGAGATTAATAGGAGTGCTCACTTGTTGCCCAATGTGACCCTGGGCTTCTCCATTCGAAACTCTGGGGACTCAGTGCATGGAGCCCTCCATGAGACGATGGGCTTTCTCACAGGGCAGGAGGAGCCCATCCCCAACTACAGGTGCCAGCATGGCTCTCCTCAGGCTGCTTTGG GGGACACACGGTCATCACTGTCTGTGTCCATGGCCAGACTTCTGGGACTGTACAAGTTTCCTCAG ATCAGTTACTCATCTTCACTGCCCAGCCTGAGTGACAAGATCCAGTTCCCATCCTTCCTTAGGACGCTGACTAGTGACCTTATATCCTCCCGTGCAGTTACCCAGCTGATAATTCACTTCCAGTGGTCCTGGGTGATCGTTCTGGCCAATGATGATGAGTTTGGGCAGCAGGCCAGCTCTCTGGCCACTGAGGTGC AGCCAGCTGGTGTGTGCATTGAGTTCCACCTCTATGTCCCTTCTGACCGGTCCTCGGGGAAGATTGAAGAGACTGTCCAGAAGATGCAGAAATGCACCGCCAAGGTTGTTCTGGTTTTCTTAAGCAACTCGAATTTTGAGTTCATCCTGTACGGCTTATTGGGTGTAAATGtctcaggccaggtgtgggtCAGCAAGGGCACTCTGCATATGGCTCTCGCTCTGACCATTCCAGGTGTTTCCCGTGTCTTGCATGGCACATTTGGCCTTCTGTATCACAGCAGCAGGGCAATTGGCTTCCCTGAGTTCCTTGCTCAGCTGCGCCCTAGCCAGACCCCTGAAGACATGTTTATAAAGAAGTTCTGGGAGTTCACCTTTGATTGTTCATGGCCTCAGCAGAACAGCACAGTGACAGAGGGAGTTCATTTCTGCTCCGGGAATGAGAGTCTGAAACACAAGCAGTATCCTTTCCAAGAAGTGAGTAAAATTGATGCTGCCTACACAGCTGTCTACAGCATTGCCCATGTCCTGCATGATTTGTTATCCTGCGGGCATCAGAACGGGAAATGTACAGACTCCCAGGACTTCCATCCCTGGCAG ctgCTTCATGCCCTCAGAAAGGTGCACTTCAAGACTCCTGACGGAAGTCAGATTATGTTTGATGACAATGGAGATTTGGTGACAACGTTTGACATTTTCCAAGGGCAGAAGACCCCTGAGGGTGTTTTCCGTTTGGTCAGTGTAGGCACGATAGACCCTCAAGGTTCCTCAGGGAACAAAATGATGGTCCATTTGAAGGAGGATCTCCAC GTGCCCACCTCAAACTGCAGTGAAAGCTGCCTTCCAGGGTTTAGCCAAGTTTTTCGTCCGGGAGCCCCCCACTGCTGTTTTGATTGCAGCCCCTGCCCCGAGGGACACTTTGCAGACCAAAGAG ACATGAAGAGATGTCTTCAGTGCCCCAAGGAGCAGTACTCAAGCCACACCAGAGACCGTTGCCTGCCCAGGACAGAGATCTTCCTGGCCTTTGAGGAGCCACTGGGATTCATACTGGCTCTGGTGTCAATCTTCCTGTGTGGTATGGCTGTCCTAGTCCTTGGAGTGTTCCTGAAGCATCGGGACACACCTGTGGTGAGGGCCAAcaacagagctctcagctacttacTCCTGATAtctctttccctctgtgcccTGTGTGCCTTGCTGTTCCTAGGCCGACCCACTGTCACCACGTGCCTTCTCCGTCAGACCACCTTTGCCGTGGTGTTCACGGTGGCTGTCTCCTCTGTTCTGGCCAAGACTGTCACAGTGGTCCTGGCCTTCAGGGTCACCAGGCCAGGGGGCAGGATCCGGGTATGCCTGAGCCCTGGTGCTTCCTCCTCAGTGGTCCTCATTGCTTCCTTAATTCAGGTTGTTCTTTGTGGGGTCTGGTTGGCCACCTCCCCACCCTTCCCACACAGGGACATGGTGTCGAGTCCCCAGCACATTGTCATCCAGTGCCAGGAGGGTTCTGGCAccaccttcttctgtgtgcttggcTACTTGGGCTTCCTGGCAGGGGGTaccttctctgtggcttttctggccaGGGCCCTGCCAGATGTCTTCAATGAGACGAAGTTCCTCACCTTCAGCATGCTGCTGTTCTGCAGTGTCTGGACAGCCTTCCTGCCCCTGTACCACAGTGCCCAGGGCAAGTCCACTGTGGCTGTAGAAATCTTCTCCATCCTGGCTTCCACTGCTGGGCTTCTGGGTGGCATCTTCATCCCCAAGTGCTACATCATCTTGCTGAGGCCCGAGAAGAACACCCCTgcctggcaagttcaaggccatcaggCACAGCAAGATAGGAAGGGGGCGATGCTCCAGAGAAGGTGTCTTCCCAGGTCCACACCACAAAGCCTCATGACTTAG